A single window of Rhodamnia argentea isolate NSW1041297 chromosome 5, ASM2092103v1, whole genome shotgun sequence DNA harbors:
- the LOC125314991 gene encoding germin-like protein subfamily 1 member 14, translating to MKFFPTFVLLALASSSAFASDPSPLQDFCVAVNDPNSAVFVNGKFCKDPKLAMADDFFFTKFRYPGNTSNQLGSKVTTAFVDQFPGLNTLGIAMARLDFAPYGLNPPHIHPRGTEMLAVMEGTLHVGFVTSNQLNNTLFTKVLTKGDVFVFPQGLIHFQLNIGQTNALAFAFLSSQNPGLITIANSVFASKPPINVDALTKAFQVDNKLINYLQEQNWFDNH from the coding sequence ATGAAGTTCTTTCCAACATTTGTCCTTTTGGCCTTGGCATCATCGAGTGCCTTTGCCTCTGACCCGAGTCCTCTTCAGGACTTCTGTGTCGCCGTCAACGACCCCAACTCTGCGGTGTTTGTGAATGGGAAGTTCTGCAAGGACCCGAAGCTCGCTATGGCAGAtgatttcttcttcacaaagtTCAGATATCCAGGGAACACATCGAATCAGCTCGGATCCAAAGTCACGACTGCTTTCGTCGACCAATTCCCAGGACTCAACACACTAGGCATCGCCATGGCCCGCCTTGACTTTGCTCCATACGGTCTGAACCCTCCCCACATTCATCCTCGTGGCACGGAGATGCTGGCAGTCATGGAGGGCACGCTCCACGTCGGTTTCGTGACATCCAATCAATTAAACAACACTCTCTTTACCAAAGTCCTTACCAAAGGAGACGTTTTCGTGTTTCCACAAGGCCTCATTCACTTCCAGCTGAACATTGGACAAACGAATGCACTGGCCTTTGCGTTCTTGAGCAGCCAGAACCCGGGACTCATAACGATCGCGAATTCAGTCTTTGCGTCAAAGCCGCCCATCAATGTCGATGCCCTCACAAAGGCTTTCCAAGTGGACAACAAACTGATCAACTATCTCCAGGAACAGAACTGGTTTGACAACCATTAG
- the LOC125315000 gene encoding germin-like protein subfamily 1 member 7 isoform X2, with the protein MKLLPISLLVFALAAAAAFAYDPSPLQDFCVAINDPKVFVNGKFCKNPKQVTADDFLFKGFRYQGNTANPLGSKVTPAFVDQFPGLNTLGISMARLDFAPGGLNPPHTHPRGTEILVVAEGTLLVGFVTSNQLNNTLLTKVLYKGDVFVFPIGLIHFQLNIGKAPALAIAALSSQNPGVITIANAVFGSKPPISADVLTKAFQVDKKVVDYLQAQFWYDNN; encoded by the exons ATGAAGCTTCTCCCAATTAGCCTTCTTGTCTTTGCTCTGGCAGCTGCCGCCGCTTTTGCCTACGACCCAAGTCCACTCCAGGATTTCTGCGTGGCCATCAATGATCCCAAGG tatttgtgaatggaaagttttGCAAGAACCCAAAGCAAGTCACAGCAGATGACTTCCTCTTTAAGGGGTTCAGATACCAGGGGAATACAGCCAACCCGCTTGGATCGAAAGTCACTCCCGCTTTTGTGGACCAATTTCCAGGGCTCAACACTCTCGGCATTTCCATGGCTCGTCTCGACTTCGCTCCAGGTGGCCTGaaccctccccacactcaccCACGTGGGACCGAGATTCTGGTCGTAGCTGAGGGCACACTGCTTGTCGGCTTCGTCACGTCCAACCAATTGAACAACACTCTCCTCACCAAAGTCTTGTACAAAGGGGATGTGTTTGTGTTCCCAATCGGTCTCATCCACTTCCAGCTGAACATCGGAAAGGCCCCCGCACTGGCCATTGCCGCTCTGAGCAGCCAGAACCCAGGAGTCATTACCATCGCTAATGCAGTCTTCGGATCGAAGCCACCCATTTCGGCGGATGTtctcaccaaggccttccaagTGGACAAGAAGGTGGTTGACTACCTCCAAGCGCAGTTTTGGTATGACAACAACTAA
- the LOC125315000 gene encoding germin-like protein subfamily 1 member 7 isoform X1, with the protein MKLLPISLLVFALAAAAAFAYDPSPLQDFCVAINDPKGWIFVNGKFCKNPKQVTADDFLFKGFRYQGNTANPLGSKVTPAFVDQFPGLNTLGISMARLDFAPGGLNPPHTHPRGTEILVVAEGTLLVGFVTSNQLNNTLLTKVLYKGDVFVFPIGLIHFQLNIGKAPALAIAALSSQNPGVITIANAVFGSKPPISADVLTKAFQVDKKVVDYLQAQFWYDNN; encoded by the exons ATGAAGCTTCTCCCAATTAGCCTTCTTGTCTTTGCTCTGGCAGCTGCCGCCGCTTTTGCCTACGACCCAAGTCCACTCCAGGATTTCTGCGTGGCCATCAATGATCCCAAGGGTTGGA tatttgtgaatggaaagttttGCAAGAACCCAAAGCAAGTCACAGCAGATGACTTCCTCTTTAAGGGGTTCAGATACCAGGGGAATACAGCCAACCCGCTTGGATCGAAAGTCACTCCCGCTTTTGTGGACCAATTTCCAGGGCTCAACACTCTCGGCATTTCCATGGCTCGTCTCGACTTCGCTCCAGGTGGCCTGaaccctccccacactcaccCACGTGGGACCGAGATTCTGGTCGTAGCTGAGGGCACACTGCTTGTCGGCTTCGTCACGTCCAACCAATTGAACAACACTCTCCTCACCAAAGTCTTGTACAAAGGGGATGTGTTTGTGTTCCCAATCGGTCTCATCCACTTCCAGCTGAACATCGGAAAGGCCCCCGCACTGGCCATTGCCGCTCTGAGCAGCCAGAACCCAGGAGTCATTACCATCGCTAATGCAGTCTTCGGATCGAAGCCACCCATTTCGGCGGATGTtctcaccaaggccttccaagTGGACAAGAAGGTGGTTGACTACCTCCAAGCGCAGTTTTGGTATGACAACAACTAA
- the LOC125314992 gene encoding putative germin-like protein 2-1 isoform X1, whose amino-acid sequence MKFFPTFVLLALASSCAFASDPSPLQDFCVAVNDPNSAVVVNGKFCKDPKLTMADDFFFTKFRYPGNTSNQLGSKVTTAFVDQFPGLNTLGIAMARLDFAPYGLNPPHIHPRGTEMLAVMEGTLHVGFVTSNQLNNTLFTKVLTKGDVFVFPQGLIHFQLNIGQTNALAFAFLSSQNPGLITIANSVFASKPPINVDVLAKAFQVDNKLINYLQEQNWFDNH is encoded by the coding sequence ATGAAGTTCTTTCCAACATTTGTCCTTTTGGCCTTGGCATCATCGTGTGCCTTTGCCTCTGACCCGAGTCCTCTTCAGGACTTCTGTGTCGCCGTCAACGACCCCAACTCTGCGGTGGTTGTGAATGGGAAGTTCTGCAAGGACCCGAAGCTCACCATGGCAGAtgatttcttcttcacaaagtTCAGATATCCAGGGAACACATCGAATCAGCTCGGATCCAAGGTCACGACTGCTTTCGTCGACCAATTCCCAGGACTCAACACACTAGGCATCGCCATGGCCCGCCTCGATTTTGCTCCATACGGTCTGAACCCTCCCCACATTCATCCTCGTGGCACGGAGATGCTAGCAGTCATGGAGGGCACGCTCCATGTCGGTTTCGTGACATCCAACCAATTAAACAACACTCTCTTTACCAAAGTCCTAACCAAAGGAGACGTTTTCGTGTTTCCACAAGGCCTCATTCACTTCCAGCTGAACATTGGACAAACGAATGCACTGGCCTTTGCTTTCTTGAGCAGCCAGAACCCGGGACTCATAACAATCGCGAATTCAGTCTTTGCGTCAAAGCCGCCGATCAATGTCGATGTCCTTGCAAAGGCTTTCCAAGTGGACAACAAACTGATCAACTATCTCCAAGAGCAGAACTGGTTTGACAACCATTAG
- the LOC125314992 gene encoding putative germin-like protein 2-1 isoform X2 — translation MVVVYFLFVLLALASSCAFASDPSPLQDFCVAVNDPNSAVVVNGKFCKDPKLTMADDFFFTKFRYPGNTSNQLGSKVTTAFVDQFPGLNTLGIAMARLDFAPYGLNPPHIHPRGTEMLAVMEGTLHVGFVTSNQLNNTLFTKVLTKGDVFVFPQGLIHFQLNIGQTNALAFAFLSSQNPGLITIANSVFASKPPINVDVLAKAFQVDNKLINYLQEQNWFDNH, via the exons ATGGTTGTAGTTTATTTCTT ATTTGTCCTTTTGGCCTTGGCATCATCGTGTGCCTTTGCCTCTGACCCGAGTCCTCTTCAGGACTTCTGTGTCGCCGTCAACGACCCCAACTCTGCGGTGGTTGTGAATGGGAAGTTCTGCAAGGACCCGAAGCTCACCATGGCAGAtgatttcttcttcacaaagtTCAGATATCCAGGGAACACATCGAATCAGCTCGGATCCAAGGTCACGACTGCTTTCGTCGACCAATTCCCAGGACTCAACACACTAGGCATCGCCATGGCCCGCCTCGATTTTGCTCCATACGGTCTGAACCCTCCCCACATTCATCCTCGTGGCACGGAGATGCTAGCAGTCATGGAGGGCACGCTCCATGTCGGTTTCGTGACATCCAACCAATTAAACAACACTCTCTTTACCAAAGTCCTAACCAAAGGAGACGTTTTCGTGTTTCCACAAGGCCTCATTCACTTCCAGCTGAACATTGGACAAACGAATGCACTGGCCTTTGCTTTCTTGAGCAGCCAGAACCCGGGACTCATAACAATCGCGAATTCAGTCTTTGCGTCAAAGCCGCCGATCAATGTCGATGTCCTTGCAAAGGCTTTCCAAGTGGACAACAAACTGATCAACTATCTCCAAGAGCAGAACTGGTTTGACAACCATTAG